A stretch of the Uranotaenia lowii strain MFRU-FL chromosome 3, ASM2978415v1, whole genome shotgun sequence genome encodes the following:
- the LOC129751917 gene encoding chaoptin-like: MNPRWKILAFWILAILLQSVAEADDSAVVVLSKCNHLGQLGQSEWLTLTGVKRATLKSSVLGCIPEVKELTITDSEFSAIEADVFRMMPSLEVLNMSGNMLNTLLDQGGSVLGNLEQLNVLDLSFNRFQLLHGEYFRGLHNLSELIITHNDLDIIYTNSFDELWNLQMLDLSHNRIDYIPVGVFDGCEQLKMLSFKGNKIQQLNPESFSGMAYLEELDISENSISKIAVQSLKSLVRLKVLLLKGNKLHELSDDVFRSLENLEYLSIANNNIAALGDSLLKTLNHLRFFNAQGNRIRKVSDKLFQNNSWLEGISFGENKISDFAVDAIEHLSHLEILNLENNFLSANFEVRVSKESRANLYLTGNDISHTNFSGSSLILSQNNITALQSNALDSTRNMRKILLDHNLISSVLPDAFEGLDQLEELSLSYNPVIHLPDTTFNPLISLKSLDISSIDLLEIPGGFLSAQTRLNSLWMDHNLLEIIPESTFESMQQIRFINLESNRIRTIDRTTFNNLPLLEELKLNNNELNNLPEKMFIGSEQLKVLTLHENQIQHIDNNAFIGLENLEELILSKNRLISIDEDIFQSLTLLKVLQFENNYIETLPSLLFSQNYMLEEISLKNNDIESIPSDLLLWCPALKMIDLSNNEIRNIQSNTFQRSEELKEIRIAGNQIDEIHSVMFNNNTYLELIDLSANVISSLPDDVFENLTRLEKLFLERNNLDQISSTQLKGAVNLKVLSLSGNKLTELGNGVFRENEFLEELFLDGNQLSKLSEQSFFNLNRLRTLHISNNKLRLFSSNLFSPLLSLVELKIDNNDLKQLPELIFRNQLNLEFISLSGNKLQTLPETLFEFSGKLKILELNNNHLTTINQGLLLPLSQLEELYLESNHLENIPEIIFMNNANLQILNVANNSLTTFNPTIATFKDSLSVLDIQQNQLQLLHIPRKLKSLFAQNNNIDTISIEQAGPHQLENLNVANNNITRMEKLFKLTQLRSLNLSGNSFQTLHLPRIYKLPHLSYFSVANSGLQKLTGILFKQHESLKEFDLSSNEICKFDYNVLIFFTGLQQLGIDGNCCDDEEFRDNVKLLVEISAVQKNFVVS; the protein is encoded by the exons ATGAACCCAAG atGGAAAATTTTAGCTTTCTGGATTCTCGCGATTTTACTGCAATCTGTTGCTGAAGCCGACGATAGCGCCGTCGTTGTCTTATCAAAGTGCAATCACCTGGGTCAATTGGGACAGTCGGAATGGTTGACGCTAACCGGAGTCAAGCGAGCTACGCTCAAATCAAGCGTCCTGGGGTGTATTCCCGAGGTGAAGGAGCTCACCATTACGGATAGTGAATTTTCGGCTATCGAAGCGGATGTGTTTAGGATGATGCCTTCGTTGGAGGTGTTGAATATGAGTGGCAATATGCTGAACACGCTGCTGGATCAAGGAGGATCTGTGCTGGGTAATTTGGAACAGCTGAACGTGCTGGATTTGAGCTTTAATCGTTTCCAGCTTTTGCATGGCGAATACTTTAGAGGACTGCATAATTTGTCCGAATTGATAATCACGCATAATGATTTGGACATAATCTATACTAACAGTTTTGATGAGCTTTGGAATCTACAGATGTTAGATCTTTCACACAACCGAATTGATTACATTCCAGTAGGAGTGTTTGATGGATGCGAGCAGTTGAAAATGTTATCTTTCAAAGGAAATAAGATACAGCAGTTAAACCCAGAGAGTTTTAGTGGAATGGCATATCTTGAGGAATTAGATATTTctgaaaacagcatctcaaagaTAGCGGTACAATCTTTAAAGTCTCTGGTACGGTTAAAAGTTCTCTTACTTAAAGGAAATAAGCTACACGAACTTTCTGATGATGTCTTTCGATCgctggaaaatttggaatatttgaGTATTGCTAACAACAATATTGCTGCGCTTGGTGATTCTCTGCTGAAGACGCTGAACCATTTGAGATTTTTCAATGCGCAGGGCAATAGAATTAGAAAAGTTTCCGACAAACTTTTCCAGAACAATTCCTGGTTGGAGGGAATCAGTTTTGGTGAAAACAAAATCAGTGATTTTGCTGTGGACGCCATCGAGCATTTAAGCCACTTAGAGAtattaaatttggaaaacaattttttgagcgCTAATTTTGAAGTACGAGTTAGCAAGGAGAGCCGTGCAAATCTTTATCTAACTGGTAACGATATATCCCACACAAACTTCAGTGGTAGCTCGTTGATCTTGTCACAAAACAATATAACAGCGCTTCAGAGTAATGCACTTGATTCGACAAGAAATATGCGTAAAATTCTATTAGATCATAATTTAATAAGCTCTGTTTTGCCAGACGCGTTCGAGGGGTTAGACCAATTAGAGGAACTAAGTTTAAGTTACAATCCGGTTATCCATTTACCCGACACAACGTTCAACCCTCTTATCTCTCTGAAATCATTGGATATCAGCAGCATAGATTTGTTGGAGATACCGGGAGGATTTCTGTCTGCTCAGACTCGTTTGAACTCGCTTTGGATGGATCATAACCTGTTGGAAATTATTCCAGAGAGCACATTTGAAAGTATGCAACAAATACGATTCATAAACTTGGAATCTAATCGGATTAGAACGATAGATCGGACTACATTCAATAACTTACCCTTACTCGAGGAATTGAAACTTAACAACAACGAGTTGAACAATCTTCCGGAAAAGATGTTCATCGGATCGGAACaattgaaagttttgacacttcatgaaaatcaaattcagcacattgataaTAATGCTTTCATTGGACTGGAAAACCTCGAAGAACTCATTTTGAGCAAGAATCGCTTAATCTCAATTGATGAAGATATTTTCCAAAGTCTAACTTTGCTCAAAGTCCTACAATTCGAAAATAATTATATCGAAACGTTGCCATCACTTCTATTTAGCCAAAATTATATGTTGGAGGAAATCAGTTTGAAAAACAACGACATAGAGTCAATTCCTTCAGATCTTCTGTTGTGGTGTCCTGCCTTAAAAATGATTGACTTGTCAAATAACGAAATTAGAAATATTCAATCGAATACCTTTCAACGCAGTGAAGAACTCAAAGAAATTCGAATCGCAGGTAATCAGATCGATGAAATCCATTCGGTCATGTTCAATAACAACACCTATTTAGAACTGATTGATTTGAGCGCCAATGTTATTTCATCTCTACCGGATGACGTGTTTGAAAATCTGACACGTTTGGAAAAGTTGTTTTTGGAACGAAACAACCTAGATCAGATTTCATCGACTCAATTGAAAGGAGCAGTTAATTTGAAAGTTCTATCTCTCTCCGGAAATAAATTGACTGAGCTTGGAAATGGCGTATTTCGAGAGAACGAATTCCTCGAGGAACTGTTTTTAGATGGTAATCAACTCTCCAAACTGTCCGAGCAATCATTCTTCAACCTGAATCGACTACGAACTCTCCATATTTCAAATAACAAACTGAGACTCTTTTCAAGTAATCTGTTTAGTCCTCTTCTATCCCTGGTAGAGCTAAAAATCGACAACAACGACCTGAAACAACTTCCTGAACTCATCTTCAGAAACCAGTTAAATCtagaatttatttcattatccGGAAATAAGCTCCAAACCCTCCCAGAAACCTTATTCGAATTCTCCGGAAAACTGAAGATTCTGGAGCTCAATAACAACCACCTCACCACAATCAACCAAGGACTGCTTCTTCCATTGAGCCAGTTGGAGGAACTATACCTGGAATCAAACCATCTCGAAAACATACCGGAAATAATCTTCATGAACAATGCCAACTTGCAAATACTCAACGTCGCCAACAATTCTTTGACAACCTTCAATCCAACGATTGCAACCTTTAAAGATAGTCTATCGGTATTAGACATTCAACAAAACCAACTTCAGCTTCTTCACATCCCCAGGAAGCTCAAAAGTCTCTTCGCCCAAAACAATAACATTGACACAATTTCGATCGAACAAGCTGGACCTCATCAGCTCGAAAACTTGAACGTCGCCAACAACAACATCACCCGTATGGAAAAGCTCTTCAAACTTACCCAACTTCGAAGCCTCAATCTCTCGGGAAACTCCTTCCAAACTCTTCACCTACCCAGAATCTACAAACTTCCCCATCTTAGCTATTTCAGTGTTGCCAATAGCGGACTGCAGAAGCTAACCGGAATACTCTTCAAGCAGCACGAATCGCTGAAAGAGTTCGATTTGTCCAGCAACGAGATCTGCAAGTTCGACTACAATGTGTTGATATTTTTCACCGGCCTGCAGCAGCTCGGAATTGACGGCAATTGCTGTGACGATGAGGAGTTTCGAGATAACGTTAAACTGCTGGTTGAGATTAGTGCTGTTCAGAAGAATTTTGTTGTGTCATAG